In Acidobacteriota bacterium, the genomic stretch GACGAGGACGTCGTCGAGCGCCTTGGCGAGGGGCACGCTCTTGGTGTGCTTCCCGCCGTCGACCGCCTCCGCGATGATCCACGACGCGCCGTTCCGCACGCCGACCGCGTCGAGCAGGACCGACAGCGGCACCCCGGTCCACTCGCTGCACCCCATGCGGCCGTGTGTCGCGGTCACGGTCTCGCCGCGGGGGTTCGGCCGGTTGCCAACACACTCCAGGAAGTGGATGCGCGTGACGAACGGCATACGGTGCAGCTCGGCCATCGTGAACACGAGCGGCCGGTCGACCATCCCCTCGACCATCAGCGTGTGCTCGGCCGGATTGATGTCCGGGATGCCGTAGTAGTGCTGCGTCGTGAAGTGGAGCGACGTCGGCGTGATGGTTCCGGTCAGCTCGGCCAGCGGCGTGCGCGCGCTGGGCCGCTGCGGGTTGGGCCGGATGCGGGGGGTCTGGCTGTGGCTCCGCCCCTCGATCTCGCGGGTGGTGGTGACGAAGCGCGAGCGCCGACCGTAGAGCACGCTCTCGATGTCGTTGTTGTCGGCGATCACCGGGACCTGCGCCGCCGCCGCGGACGAACCGCCGGCGAACTCCAGGGCCGGGGCCGTGGCAACCAGGCCGGCCGCCGCCGCGCCCTTCGTGAGAAACCGCCGCCGGCTGGGCCGCTCGCTGGGCTGCGCGCTCAGCCGCTGGCTCGGTTGTTTGCCGCTCATGGTGTCCTCCTCACGATCCGTCGCTTCGCTTCACGGGCCATCATACTCTCCATGACTGGCGTCCGCATCCGGCAGATTCTCCACCCGGGAACGGCGCCTTCCGGCTCGCCGAGCCCTAGCAGCTACGGGTCGAGACGGAACGGGGGGTAGCGGTCGGTTACCAGCAGGAGCATGTACGCCTGCACCCGCAGCGACCAGCGCGTCACACCGACAACAAAGCCGAAGAGCCCCCGCGGATAGCGGCCGGTGATGAGGATGGCGAACCAGGCGATCACGGTCACCACCAGGCCGAAGACTGAGAGCAAGGCCAGCAGCAGGAAGTGGGGAATCGCGAGCAGCCACTTGATCAACGGCAGCCACCGGTTGAGGTCGCGCGCGGCGTCCGGATAGTCGATGTCCAGATGAACGGCCTGCTGGTCGTCCGTGGAGGGGTACTCGTCGCGGAGCAGAAACAGGTAGACGGCGACACGAGTCGAGAAACGCATGAGTTCGAGATTCCAGTCGAACCACCAGCGGGGGTACTTGCGCCGGAACAGAATCATGAGCAGCGCCGGCAGGAATACGACGCCGCCCGCGTAGACCA encodes the following:
- the soxC gene encoding sulfite dehydrogenase, whose product is MSGKQPSQRLSAQPSERPSRRRFLTKGAAAAGLVATAPALEFAGGSSAAAAQVPVIADNNDIESVLYGRRSRFVTTTREIEGRSHSQTPRIRPNPQRPSARTPLAELTGTITPTSLHFTTQHYYGIPDINPAEHTLMVEGMVDRPLVFTMAELHRMPFVTRIHFLECVGNRPNPRGETVTATHGRMGCSEWTGVPLSVLLDAVGVRNGASWIIAEAVDGGKHTKSVPLAKALDDVLVAYGQNGEPVRPDHGYPLRLLVPGFEGIYNVKWLKRIKVVDQPYLSFQEHSRFLTPDPKTQRDSYDFGPNSVITHPSGGNELPAHGAYAISGLAWSGSGKVTRVDVSTDGGATYQEAELVGPVHSKAHTRFCLPWRWNGEETVLQSRCLDERDQLQPTEAEYARYWGLTRGQLYGTIQSQLGHCNWIQPWKVGSDGKVTNGLEPTDVVVDVHA
- a CDS encoding DUF4389 domain-containing protein is translated as MTEEHTSPPPAPAYPLRLEIDYPEGGLSRLTTAFRLVLVIPIAAVTTLLTGGAAQPTEIDSGADGWSAVVYAGGVVFLPALLMILFRRKYPRWWFDWNLELMRFSTRVAVYLFLLRDEYPSTDDQQAVHLDIDYPDAARDLNRWLPLIKWLLAIPHFLLLALLSVFGLVVTVIAWFAILITGRYPRGLFGFVVGVTRWSLRVQAYMLLLVTDRYPPFRLDP